The segment ctttttataAAGCTTTTGCTCTGAGAAAGGTTtagatattaaatatttttgttcaTGCTGGTGGTTGTTTATCTAATATTAATCACTAATTGGAAGTTGTGGTTCATCCCCAAGTATTAAGACCCAGGGTGTGGTGAAGATTAAATATTTTGGTCATGGTTCTCCTTCATTGTGTTTGTCCATTGTATGTTATAGAGACTCACACAGCCATTTGGCCGAGACGATTCTGTGCCGGAGCTAAAGAtcactttcattcattcatgcttGAATAGTTGCTCGGCTCTCGTAAGGGTCGAAGCTTTTTACACACTCACTCCTCTGCATATGTCTCCCTCTGTTGTGGTGCCACTCTCAGCCTCATTGTCTTGATTTTGCTGCATAGCAATGAAAAGTTGACTTTCTGGCATTTTTAGTTGCTATATATAACCTTAACTCAATTATTGTACTATGAGTGCTGCTCCAGCTGAGGTAACACACTCTGACTTATTGCTGTAAGTGCCTGGAGCTCGGGTGGTATGTGAgtagagaaataaataaagaatgaaagaaGGAAACATCTGATTTTTGCAAAGTGTAAAGTATCTCAAAGACTCTTAAGGTGTGTTTAAATATGTGCAAGGAAAGCAAGTAGTGATATTACAATATAAAGGTTTGTTAGGCTTGTATATATGGGGTTGTATATTTGAGTGgaagtgcttgtgtgtgtgtataaagttGCTGTAAAACTGTTATGCGCTGAGACAGGTGTGTGTTCAACCTCACAGCTGTTCTGCTGAGTCAGCCACCGTGTCTCGTGACTACCCAAAGCTTTAGACCTCCTGTCAGGAACTGGGAGTCACTCAGACCGACTGACCGCTGTCCTAGAAGTAGATTGAATGTCACACCTTTGATCTAAGTGTCCTGCTGAAACAGGAAAAGTGATCCCCATTCATATCTTGTGTTTGTCAGTACATGTTCAGCTGTGAAACTGTTTCTTCAAGATTACTTCAATCTGTTGTTTTAATATTGTTCCAAGTTACTGGGCATCGCTTTGATAACAGGAAGGCCATCTGTTTCATTCAGTGATTTTGCTGAGTGTGTAATTTCTAAATCAGAAGCGCCAGTCTTTGTTTAAACCAATTAATCCCTAAAAGTTTGTTgttaaagacagacagacgctTTAAATCTActgtgtattgtattttatctaCATATGTCACACATCAAGGATTCAAGGATTGGGgcctattttcatttttaatccaTAATTAGTGGACGAACAAGAATCATTTTTGAAGTTAAGAAACTAGAACTCACATTTAAACTGTTGCAATTAAGAAAACTACCCGAAAAGCACTAGACTCAGTAGATTTCTTTCCAGAGACGCCAACTTAGCAAACTCTGTCCTCTGATGAAGGCCACGAGATATGACTGAAAGCTCTGAAAGAAATTAAGTAAGTGGATCTGGAGTTACTCTTAGAAATCCCCAAGTTCAAAACCTTCAACAGTAAAGGGTaacttaagtgtttttcaatCTTGACCCTGTTTCCCATGTCTAAGTGATTAATGGAGACAACTGATGTTAAAGCTGCTCTAATATTGAGTCCAGCAGCCATGAAAATCGCTGCTTAATGGGCAATTGCACACTGTCAATTCACATCcaccaaaagtgtttgttttgccactgacaggctcagattgttattaaaagtgtccctacagagatagacctttgtgtcaagaaacaagaaacagccccaaaatcaccatcgccaaacccaccagactccatttggataaacagtcattttagtaTTGTAGAACAGACTACTTTTAAAGTcgacagaaagaaaataaaactctcAGAAGCCACCTTGACTCGTCTTTTCAGtgccaacaatcaccagctctggtttggttgaaagagatccttaattcacccagttaaaTGGGAAAACATGCCCgttctatacacactaaaattaagGTTTTTCTAAATGGAGACTGGTGGTGAGCActatttcagggctgtttctggttaaaaaaaaaaggtctatctctgtggggatgctttccataatgttttctgagcctgtcagtgccaaaaacaagcacttatagtggacgtaaattgacgaTGCACAAATGACCCTAGTGGTTACACTGTAGCCTGTTTCACTCAACAGGCCTGCTGGACCAGTATCAAAAATGACTGTCTCCATTGGTCacgtagacacaaaaacacaaggtccaggttgaaaaatactgaagttactcTTTAAGTGAAAGTAGAGTGATTTTAAGGTGCTtctaaaacaaatttaaaactgcaacaGGAATGACCTCACACCCtccctttacacacacacacacacacacactgactcctTCTTCCAGCATCTTTCAGCAAAACAATGCAGCACAGTTCATTGTACTGTCCTCCTTCTAAGTGTATTCTGCCGGCGTAATTCACCACCGTGCTGCTCCAGTTCAGTCTGAATCACTGACATCCAGGACAATGTGGCTTCCTGCTAGGAGCCCACAATAACACACTCTATTTTTAGAGCTAGAAAGTTGCATCTGAATAAGCGAGTGTAAAGAATACATTCACCCTTTCCTGTTGTCAACACGGAGATGATGGAGCTTAAATAGCGTGAATTCCACATCGTCTCTGAACCAGTAATTTTCTTCTGACTGCAGCTTTTGAAACTGCTCATTTACTCATTTGTTGTTCTCTCTTTCCCGACAGTTTCTGGTCTGTGGGATGTGCGGAGTGCTGTGTGCTCGCAAGAGGACAGGTCTTATTGTGAGTACATGCATGTATTtgctgtagttgttttgttccCCTAAGACCCAGGAGCCATTTTTGTTGCCCCTTCTTATGTGTATTAGTCTGTAGTCTCTCTTTATAAACTGCAAACAGAAAATACTTTCCAGTGACACAGTATGGCACATTGGGGGGTGTTTAAAaggaataatttgacattttggtaaaTATGATTATTTACCAGAtggaagatcaataccactcttaTATCTGTACAgtaagctacagccagcagccagttagcttctcttaagactggaaacaaggggaaacagctagcctggctctgcctACCCAGTTTGAATTCATCACTCTAATTAATGGCCCTATTAGTGGATATCAGCGTTATAGATATAGGTTAGAGGGCTCTTGCTACAGAGTGTCATTATCAGCTCATTAAACCACAGTGTTTCTTGTAATGCAGCCGTGGAGGAAGTCTGATGACGTAACGTTGGTATAAATAGTGACAGAAACCCTGCAAGGGGAGGCAGTCAAGGTGGtggatgaaacaaacaaacacaggactttcagcCAGAAAAGAAgggttcatgtcctgtgtgctGATAACAGCACTCTGAACATACTAATTGGTTTAGCAGAAGCCTTCTAAACGATACCTATAATGCTGATAACCACTAACAACTCATATTTAATAGAGTAATAACACTCAAAATAGATGCACCGTCTGTTTATCAGTCTGTCTAAAATCCATAGATCAATTCATTATAATTTGTTTGCACAAATCGAGTATGTGCCAAAGTATTATGTGGTCAGGGTGTTGATTAGTGAACATTTCGGGGGTGCTGGTGGGTTGATTTTACTTCCACTGTGcaaaaaagaagccaaaataTCAATGATatggccactgccatcttgtgcaGTAGCAGTCTCCATGGTATCGAGTTCCCACCCATACACTCATTCGTCCAAACGCAAGCAGTTCCATTGATCAAAACCCCTTTTTATAGCAACAAATAGCTAAGTTTAAAACAATCAGAAAAATGCACACTTGAAGACacgtgataagaactaccttaAACGACAGacaccatctttgggaaaattcATTGGCCCATATCCCATTTGccaacatggagggggcggatttatgacctatactgcagccagccaccagagggcgatcaagatgttttggcttcacttttggggaagCTGTTATTTCTTCGTCTGCTGGCTGAGAGTGCTATTAATCTTCTcaagaaagtgaataaacaTGTATCCGAAAATGTTGAGCATTTTATGCTAGAGAAAAAAAGGCCACTCTGTTGTAAAGTAGAAATGTACATCTGAGTAATGTTggactttttttaatctttcgcCTCACTCGAACTCTCGTCTTCCGCAGCTTTTGCTTGAATCTCAAGCTCTTGGTTGCGTCAATTCAAACAAACCTTCGCAGATTAAGTAAGATTCTCACTTATTGGTGAGTTTGTGATGTTATCAGTGCCCTCTGTTGCAGATTTCATGATGCCAAATTCTAATTGGCAGCAAAATTCAGTTTAGATTTGGACACACAGCTTCCAAGATGATCAACATTTGTTGAGGCAAAAGAGCCTTTGAGAGATGATGAAGATGCAACCCAAATGGTTATTCACTATTATGTACTGAGAATTTTCCTTTGACAGATTTATTTTGAGCACCAAATACTGTCACTATTCATTGAAATGACTCGACAATATCATGTAGTGTCACTcatcaaatataaaatgtgaATCCACAGATAAACTCTCATAATGCTCTCTGAAGGATGCAAATATATGTGTATAGTCTGTTTCATGAATATTGACACTTATCTACCCTGGAAGTTTGCAAGTAAAGACTGTCTAATTGTATCAGACACCCaaaggtgctgtgtgtgtgtatatgtgtgtgtgtgtgtgtgtgtgtgtgtgtgtcctgtcctGCAGGTGCATACAGTGTGCTCTGTAAAAGACATCTGAGGAAACCAGAGGAGACAAGCAGTcacctctcctcttttctttctgtcattcCTTCCATCTTTTTCGCTCAGCGTTCGCGTCGCAGTCTCTCCGTGTCTCCGAGTCCTCGTGtttctctctgactctctctgtctcctgcgGGGAGGGCACTAATGATGGATCAATGTCAGCACAATCCGCTGTAACAGAGACATCCCTCaacctttctctccctctgtctcacccTATCGCATCCCCGCCTATTGTCTCTGTCGCCGTCTTTATCCTCGTGACATTCCCTTTTTCATCACTCCCATCCATCTACCTTCCATCTCCCTACCCTCACTGTTCAATCTCATTCTCGCCAGTCGTTTCGATGCTCTGactctctccatcttcctctcctcatcccCTTCCATCCCCTCCCTCCTTGTTTGCCTGAGGGGTGATGATTGCATTAGGTTGGTTTGGCTCTGGAGTCCTGCCAGCCGCTTTCCACACTTCACCGGGTAATGACTGAAATTGGAGAAGCCCTTTTCCATGCAGTTAAAGGCATTAAAGGCATCTGTACTGGGAGCAATGAAAGAGAGCCTGAACTCCAGACACAATACACACTCACGTGCATACACATTATACAGGGAGTGATATTAAATCAATTGGATTTTCATACTTTGAATGCAAAGTAATGGACCTGCAGTCATTTTCCCATCAGATCCTGCTGGGAAACAAATTTGACTCCCATAATGGCTCTGAGTTTTCCAGCTGCTTTACTATTCTAACAAAGTAATCCGTAAAATTTGTTTGATTAAATACTGAAATGTATATCTCACCAACCGTCTACcacacaaatcacacacacacacacacacacacaagcacaaaaacAAGTGAGTGATGCAAGCATATTTACGAGCCGTGCAATATTTCTGGAAGAGACAGTGTGCTTTGAGAGCGATCCAATTTTCTAATAGGAAATGAGATTTATTTTGACTGATACGCATTACTCATCAGAGCAGCCGTCGTCCAAAACAGCAGAATGATGGAGATGGAAGCTCAATAGGAGTTTGTATATCTCCCATCCCATCTCAttttgtcagtttgtttgtaGTTTTCTTGAGAGGATATCAATTCTGCCATTTGCATTAACATAAACCattctctccgtctctgtccCTCAGATGATCCTGTTTTCAGCGTGCTGTATCTGCGGTCTGATTGGTGGGATCCTCAACTTCCAGTTTGTTCGGGCACTGAACAAACGACCTGACTCCATGCAGTCAATTCATCTGGCTGCCATGACTCTGGCCTGTCTGGGTAAACAAGGAATTACACCATGTGATGCAATGCAACACAACTGGACAACTCATTCATTAACATTTGTTAATGTCTGTTGTATGTGACATGTGTATGCTATCGAAATATAGGAGGTTTGGTAGAATTTATTTCGTCGACCTGTCTTATGGGAGCAGATACATTCAGAAGTTTAAAGTAAAGGTAAAGCACCTATCAATACTGCAAATTATCTTATTAGTATGCATTAAACTCATTGtagctccacctccaccacacTTTTCTTTCGATTCTCACCTACAATTTGTGTCTTTTGCCACTCTTCATCTCTCTTAACAAGGCTAACAGTCtatagccatgctagcagctctgatTTGCCAATGGCTCATTATTTCGAAATCCCAATATTctgaaaatgtcccattggaccaaaagcctgttggtccgacagcccattatctGGAAAACAAACGGCCATTGCTCCGAAGGCCCATtgctctgaaaatacacactcctgTAGTTAGAAACATTCATGACCTGCAATCGGCCTtgttacaatattttttttcctactatGGCAAAGGCATGACATTGGCTTCTTTGGATTGGATTGGGTATTCTTACCCCATACATAACAAATCTTACTCCacttgcctaaccctaaccaacccaaccaataGAGGCAATGAGCACTATccaatcagagaaaaaaagcaacCTGGAAAGGTCCCATGATCTGCTTGGGAGAATAATCGGCCTTTATTTTGGACTCAACAAGCTCTTGGACaaatgggctttcagtccaATGGAACATTTTTTGGACTATTGAGGTTTTGGAATAGTGAGCCGTTGGAAAACTTGACAGTCCCCAGATTGATGAGGCTGTAGAGCattgctttgagctaaatgctaacttcaACATGCTTAAAtactcacagtgacaatgctaacatgctaatgtttagcaggtgtGATGTTCAACATGTTCACCATCCAAATTAAGTGTGGTAGCATTTGCTAATCCGCACTATGGACAATGTAAAGCTGAGGCTGGTGGGACTGtcagtatttttttatgttgtggaAAAGTCAAAATAGGTTACCTATGTTGGCACCAGATGGATCACCAGGGGGACATAaccatctgtgccaaatttcaaagAAATATGTCCAATAATTGTCAATAAATTTCAATAGATACGTGAAAATGTTGCCtggctggtggtggtagaggaaAAATCAGGGGATCATCAAAGTCAGTTGGATTCTTCCTCTCTGGAACATGAACATCTTTGCaaaatttcatggtaatccatTCAGTAGtcattgagatattttagttttGACTGTAATGATGGACCAATCGACCAGCCAACAGACTTAAATTGCCATGATTTAGCCTACCCACATCAGACGCGCTACTAGCATGGCAATAAAAAGTATAAACTACTAAAGATGGACAGCCCACTCttccttaaaaataaaaattcttcCACTGTTTCTCCAGCTGGTTTCCTTTTTCCTGTCTTGTCCAGGGATCTCTTCCTGTACCTTATCCACGTGGCTTACCTGTCGCCTGGCCAGCTCCGAGCAACAGAGGATGTTCCTGGAGAGGGAGCACTCGCTGCACCACTCGCACGAAATGACTGAGAAGGTAGGACgtgacagcagaggagagcttctgattggtcagcttaCACAGTATGGCCTTAAGTTCCAACAGCAcagaaaatgtatgttttatgaCCCAGGAGAATTTTTAAGTTTGTGTTATGGTAGTGTATGTtaagcatagactgtataaaataatggacgtggCTACCGTGACATCGtccgttggtttgtggactcatgttttgaagcctcacgtttggcatttcagccatcaccatcttggttgTAATGAACaaggaaattagctacagagacaaaatgtttattgtaccaggctgtaaatacatgtatgtatatatctgctgtaaaattgggcattttaacatgagtgtCTCTGGGTATTGACTCACTTTGggggccagcctcaagtggccatttcaggaactgcagttttcggcACTTTTgcgttggctttatttttcagccctggaagttGCCACTTGATGTTAATTTAACaagtgtctttgtgtgtccCTAGGAGATCCTTGACAACTCCAGTAACGGCATTCCTCAGATCTCCTACAACGGACACACCACAGCGTCACCATGACAACGTGTCACCAAAGGCGACTTGCACACACTTAAATAGAGACAGTTCACGAATCGCTTGCTATCAGGCGACAAATACAGCATGTACT is part of the Epinephelus moara isolate mb chromosome 22, YSFRI_EMoa_1.0, whole genome shotgun sequence genome and harbors:
- the LOC126383859 gene encoding transmembrane protein 196, producing MCSSRKILWSLLLLSVVEVGLGVASIVLGAVGISWVRGEHKPQQGDASPVWSGLCFLVCGMCGVLCARKRTGLIMILFSACCICGLIGGILNFQFVRALNKRPDSMQSIHLAAMTLACLGISSCTLSTWLTCRLASSEQQRMFLEREHSLHHSHEMTEKEILDNSSNGIPQISYNGHTTASP